In Scleropages formosus chromosome 20, fSclFor1.1, whole genome shotgun sequence, a single window of DNA contains:
- the LOC108919314 gene encoding zinc finger and BTB domain-containing protein 14-like isoform X3 produces MSKIERLNARVAKLLTVAVHEVLEVVKETVSEYQEKTARTQRENESLKRRLRELQDKLKRGGTGSGQVVIPPMSGDKAPHKERHLEREVRSGARQNGVLTQTEEKKGVPEQSTINHSQETHDGQELKIVVETDSECEDVVPKHIATVSIAGTQMCDTPPVTITLPCVQIDGLESSHTLNVLNAVSSSTSELGIQTHLTSDHVKIELDPQEHATNDLCVDESPVECTSSSKNLGGDGIDSSKNLGLTGPAEQPQVDTGLYGLACINSDYITYGERLAFEKVTMAFDVEKQSYGSSEEHVCTLCGKTFSGIGSLRVHQRCHTGERPYACLQCGRRFSHAGDFKKHKRVHTGEKPYHCTLCGKGFSQSGYLKIHERYHTGERPYCCSQCGKSFSHSSNLKKHQQIHIGQAP; encoded by the exons ATGTCGAAAATAGAGCGTCTGAACGCCCGCGTGGCGAAGCTCCTGACGGTGGCGGTTCACGAGGTCCTGGAGGTGGTGAAGGAGACCGTGTCCGAGTACCAGGAGAAGACGGCTCGCACTCAGAGGGAGAACGAGAGCCTCAAGCGGAGGCTGCGGGAGCTTCAGGACAAGCTGAAGAGAGGAGGCACAG GGTCGGGGCAGGTGGTTATTCCCCCTATGTCTGGAGACAAGGCTCCACACAAGGAGCGGCATCTTGAGCGAGAAGTGCGTTCCGGTGCAAGGCAGAACGGAGTGCTCACGCAGACTGAAGAGAAGAAGGGGGTCCCTGAGCAGAGCACAATCAACCACAGTCAAGAGACGCATGATGGACAGGAGCTGAAAATTGTGGTGGAAACAGACTCTGAGTGCGAAGATGTTGTACCCAAACACATTGCAACGGTATCCATCGCTGGGACCCAGATGTGTGATACACCACCGGTGACGATCACACTGCCATGTGTTCAAATTGACGGTCTGGAGTCTAGCCACACCTTGAATGTGTTAAACGCTGTTTCTTCCAGCACTTCAGAACTGGGCATTCAGACACATTTGACATCGGATCACGTGAAAATAGAACTGGACCCTCAAGAACATGCTACAAATGATCTCTGTGTGGATGAAAGCCCTGTTGAATGTACATCCTCAAGTAAAAATCTTGGTGGTGATGGCATAGACTCAAGTAAAAACCTAGGGCTAACAGGACCCGCTGAGCAGCCTCAGGTTGACACAGGGCTTTATGGATTGGCATGTATTAATTCAGATTATATTACTTATGGAGAGAGATTGGCATTTGAAAAAGTGACGATGGCATTTGATGTTGAAAAACAGTCTTATGGGAGCAGTGAGGAACATGTCTGCACCCTGTGTGGCAAAACCTTCAGTGGAATAGGAAGCTTACGAGTACATCAGAGATGTCACACTGGAGAGAGACCATACGCCTGTCTGCAGTGTGGGAGACGGTTTAGTCACGCCGGggactttaaaaaacacaagaggGTTCACACAGGTGAGAAACCCTACCATTGTACGCTGTGCGGAAAGGGCTTCAGTCAGTCGGGATATTTGAAAATACACGAGAGAtaccacacaggagagagaccGTACTGCTGCAGTCAGTGTGGGAAGAGCTTCAGTCACTCCAGCAATCTCAAAAAACACCAGCAAATTCATATTGGTCAGGCACCCTAG
- the LOC108919314 gene encoding zinc finger and BTB domain-containing protein 14-like isoform X1, with protein sequence MIPMIQTDGINTRVCVRLCVRSSGRRGEEAFKRILLKILPSLLVFSANSQQFWCRDLDRVAHLTSIQTELTQLIYYLNIASWRMSKIERLNARVAKLLTVAVHEVLEVVKETVSEYQEKTARTQRENESLKRRLRELQDKLKRGGTGSGQVVIPPMSGDKAPHKERHLEREVRSGARQNGVLTQTEEKKGVPEQSTINHSQETHDGQELKIVVETDSECEDVVPKHIATVSIAGTQMCDTPPVTITLPCVQIDGLESSHTLNVLNAVSSSTSELGIQTHLTSDHVKIELDPQEHATNDLCVDESPVECTSSSKNLGGDGIDSSKNLGLTGPAEQPQVDTGLYGLACINSDYITYGERLAFEKVTMAFDVEKQSYGSSEEHVCTLCGKTFSGIGSLRVHQRCHTGERPYACLQCGRRFSHAGDFKKHKRVHTGEKPYHCTLCGKGFSQSGYLKIHERYHTGERPYCCSQCGKSFSHSSNLKKHQQIHIGQAP encoded by the exons ATGATCCCGATGATCCAGACAGACGGAATAAACACTCGCGTGTGTGTACGGTTGTGTGTTCGCAGTAGCGGTCGCCGGGGAGAGGAGGCTTTTAAACG aatcctgctgaagatacttcCAAGTCTCCTGGTCTTCTCTGCAAATTCCCAACAGTTTTGGTGCCGTGACCTGGATAGAGTTGCTCATCTGACATCGATTCAGACTGAACTTACTCAGCTCATCTACTATTTG AATATTGCAAGTTGGAGAATGTCGAAAATAGAGCGTCTGAACGCCCGCGTGGCGAAGCTCCTGACGGTGGCGGTTCACGAGGTCCTGGAGGTGGTGAAGGAGACCGTGTCCGAGTACCAGGAGAAGACGGCTCGCACTCAGAGGGAGAACGAGAGCCTCAAGCGGAGGCTGCGGGAGCTTCAGGACAAGCTGAAGAGAGGAGGCACAG GGTCGGGGCAGGTGGTTATTCCCCCTATGTCTGGAGACAAGGCTCCACACAAGGAGCGGCATCTTGAGCGAGAAGTGCGTTCCGGTGCAAGGCAGAACGGAGTGCTCACGCAGACTGAAGAGAAGAAGGGGGTCCCTGAGCAGAGCACAATCAACCACAGTCAAGAGACGCATGATGGACAGGAGCTGAAAATTGTGGTGGAAACAGACTCTGAGTGCGAAGATGTTGTACCCAAACACATTGCAACGGTATCCATCGCTGGGACCCAGATGTGTGATACACCACCGGTGACGATCACACTGCCATGTGTTCAAATTGACGGTCTGGAGTCTAGCCACACCTTGAATGTGTTAAACGCTGTTTCTTCCAGCACTTCAGAACTGGGCATTCAGACACATTTGACATCGGATCACGTGAAAATAGAACTGGACCCTCAAGAACATGCTACAAATGATCTCTGTGTGGATGAAAGCCCTGTTGAATGTACATCCTCAAGTAAAAATCTTGGTGGTGATGGCATAGACTCAAGTAAAAACCTAGGGCTAACAGGACCCGCTGAGCAGCCTCAGGTTGACACAGGGCTTTATGGATTGGCATGTATTAATTCAGATTATATTACTTATGGAGAGAGATTGGCATTTGAAAAAGTGACGATGGCATTTGATGTTGAAAAACAGTCTTATGGGAGCAGTGAGGAACATGTCTGCACCCTGTGTGGCAAAACCTTCAGTGGAATAGGAAGCTTACGAGTACATCAGAGATGTCACACTGGAGAGAGACCATACGCCTGTCTGCAGTGTGGGAGACGGTTTAGTCACGCCGGggactttaaaaaacacaagaggGTTCACACAGGTGAGAAACCCTACCATTGTACGCTGTGCGGAAAGGGCTTCAGTCAGTCGGGATATTTGAAAATACACGAGAGAtaccacacaggagagagaccGTACTGCTGCAGTCAGTGTGGGAAGAGCTTCAGTCACTCCAGCAATCTCAAAAAACACCAGCAAATTCATATTGGTCAGGCACCCTAG
- the LOC108919314 gene encoding zinc finger and BTB domain-containing protein 14-like isoform X2, whose product MGIKPMSRCTALRPLLHFHFQCQIGGFLLTYFLDSMSANCTRHYTCHLDPASYMLNIASWRMSKIERLNARVAKLLTVAVHEVLEVVKETVSEYQEKTARTQRENESLKRRLRELQDKLKRGGTGSGQVVIPPMSGDKAPHKERHLEREVRSGARQNGVLTQTEEKKGVPEQSTINHSQETHDGQELKIVVETDSECEDVVPKHIATVSIAGTQMCDTPPVTITLPCVQIDGLESSHTLNVLNAVSSSTSELGIQTHLTSDHVKIELDPQEHATNDLCVDESPVECTSSSKNLGGDGIDSSKNLGLTGPAEQPQVDTGLYGLACINSDYITYGERLAFEKVTMAFDVEKQSYGSSEEHVCTLCGKTFSGIGSLRVHQRCHTGERPYACLQCGRRFSHAGDFKKHKRVHTGEKPYHCTLCGKGFSQSGYLKIHERYHTGERPYCCSQCGKSFSHSSNLKKHQQIHIGQAP is encoded by the exons atgggaatcaaacccatgtccagatGCACAGCCCTACGTCCCCTCCTACATTTCCACTTCCAGTGTCAAATCGGGGGCTTTTTACTGACTTACTTTCTTGATTCCATGTCTGCAAATTGCACAAGACACTACACGTGTCATCTAGATCCTGCTTCTTATATGCTG AATATTGCAAGTTGGAGAATGTCGAAAATAGAGCGTCTGAACGCCCGCGTGGCGAAGCTCCTGACGGTGGCGGTTCACGAGGTCCTGGAGGTGGTGAAGGAGACCGTGTCCGAGTACCAGGAGAAGACGGCTCGCACTCAGAGGGAGAACGAGAGCCTCAAGCGGAGGCTGCGGGAGCTTCAGGACAAGCTGAAGAGAGGAGGCACAG GGTCGGGGCAGGTGGTTATTCCCCCTATGTCTGGAGACAAGGCTCCACACAAGGAGCGGCATCTTGAGCGAGAAGTGCGTTCCGGTGCAAGGCAGAACGGAGTGCTCACGCAGACTGAAGAGAAGAAGGGGGTCCCTGAGCAGAGCACAATCAACCACAGTCAAGAGACGCATGATGGACAGGAGCTGAAAATTGTGGTGGAAACAGACTCTGAGTGCGAAGATGTTGTACCCAAACACATTGCAACGGTATCCATCGCTGGGACCCAGATGTGTGATACACCACCGGTGACGATCACACTGCCATGTGTTCAAATTGACGGTCTGGAGTCTAGCCACACCTTGAATGTGTTAAACGCTGTTTCTTCCAGCACTTCAGAACTGGGCATTCAGACACATTTGACATCGGATCACGTGAAAATAGAACTGGACCCTCAAGAACATGCTACAAATGATCTCTGTGTGGATGAAAGCCCTGTTGAATGTACATCCTCAAGTAAAAATCTTGGTGGTGATGGCATAGACTCAAGTAAAAACCTAGGGCTAACAGGACCCGCTGAGCAGCCTCAGGTTGACACAGGGCTTTATGGATTGGCATGTATTAATTCAGATTATATTACTTATGGAGAGAGATTGGCATTTGAAAAAGTGACGATGGCATTTGATGTTGAAAAACAGTCTTATGGGAGCAGTGAGGAACATGTCTGCACCCTGTGTGGCAAAACCTTCAGTGGAATAGGAAGCTTACGAGTACATCAGAGATGTCACACTGGAGAGAGACCATACGCCTGTCTGCAGTGTGGGAGACGGTTTAGTCACGCCGGggactttaaaaaacacaagaggGTTCACACAGGTGAGAAACCCTACCATTGTACGCTGTGCGGAAAGGGCTTCAGTCAGTCGGGATATTTGAAAATACACGAGAGAtaccacacaggagagagaccGTACTGCTGCAGTCAGTGTGGGAAGAGCTTCAGTCACTCCAGCAATCTCAAAAAACACCAGCAAATTCATATTGGTCAGGCACCCTAG
- the pkmyt1 gene encoding membrane-associated tyrosine- and threonine-specific cdc2-inhibitory kinase: protein MSIFCEPTLTATPLPIPVHFSQAQKSFCLKKRRLPFSSSSSSSPSVSSPHLLSHSLPPRPPSKGYPPVSRLFSQRPPSPWTPHSRSLIKTPPPASLYDPGRPQSYFSQCFTNLGLLGRGSFGEVYKVLSLQDGQLYAVKRTVQCFRGHADRRRSLREARNHERLGPHPHILGFQAAWEEKGHLYIQTELCCTNLLMYAEAKEPNLDEAAVWGYLCDLLLALQHLHSQGFIHLDIKPANVFLTQSGRLKLGDFGLMVIRKGEQIEGLDGEERGEGEEGQEGDPRYMAPELLRGEYSPAADVFSLGVSILELACNIEVPKGGDGWQELRRGNLPYEFISGLSADLRSVLKVMLLPDPMERATVSQLLALPVVRRQKLKRQVSLFLAESLLILFSFCKSMVLSGWGLLSTLHFPFLRTWMTAAPHTPTKDSWENDVGHSIAHPSFLHTDTGSLGEELVFFPNALGLDHSPTSSQRLQSKLSLGSTSTPLPKISTPSQHTPPQTPRFTHSPMWSVTHTPGSTRSSCSPSADVTALAHSMSQSASSTCDDSPSKDLGSAHSPVLNWVRPELCPRPVFEPKNLLSLFDEATLEGLS, encoded by the exons ATGTCAATTTTCTGTGAACCCACACTCACTGCAACCCCTCTCCCCATCCCGGTGCATTTCTCACAAGCCCAGAAATCCTTCTGTCTCAAAAAAAGGCGACTTCCTttctcttcatcctcctcctcttccccgtCAGTTTCTTCACCTCATCTCCTCTCGCATTCGCTGCCTCCTCGACCCCCTTCCAAAGGGTACCCGCCTGTCAGCCGGCTGTTTTCCCAGCGCCCCCCATCCCCATGGACACCTCATTCACGTTCCCTTATCAAgactccacctccagcatcGCTGTATGACCCAGGAAGACCCCAGTCCTACTTCAGCCAGTGCTTCACCAACCTTGGTTTGCTAGGGAGAGGCTCCTTTGGGGAGGTGTACAAG GTCCTCAGCCTCCAGGATGGACAGCTCTATGCGGTCAAGCGCACTGTCCAGTGCTTCAGAGGCCATGCGGACCGGAGGAGAAGTCTGAGAGAGGCTAGAAACCATGAGCGTCTGGGTCCCCACCCTCATATCTTGGGCTTTCAGGCTGCCTGGGAGGAGAAGGGCCATCTTTATATCCAAACAGAGCTGTGTTGTACCAACCTTTTAATGTACGCAGAGGCCAAGGAGCCCAACCTGG ATGAGGCAGCAGTGTGGGGCTACCTGTGTGACTTGCTGTTGGCCCTGCAGCACCTTCACTCCCAGGGGTTCATCCACTTGGACATCAAGCCGGCCAATGTCTTTCTGACTCAGTCTGGTCGTCTCAAGTTGGGGGATTTTGGACTCATGGTAATACGCAAAGGAGAGCAGATTGaggggctggatggggaggaaaggggggagggggaggaaggACAGGAGGGAGACCCGAGATACATGGCTCCAGAACTGCTGAGAGGAGAGTACAGTCCGGCTGCTGACGTGTTCAG CCTAGGCGTGTCTATCTTGGAGTTGGCTTGTAACATAGAGGTTCCAAAAGGCGGCGATGGCTGGCAGGAGCTCAGACGGGGGAACCTGCCCTATGAGTTTATCAGCG GCCTTTCGGCTGATCTGCGCTCAGTCCTGAAGGTGATGCTGCTCCCGGACCCTATGGAGAGAGCCACAGTCTCCCAGCTCCTGGCACTCCCAGTGGTGCGACGCCAGAAGCTCAAACGTCAAGTTTCTCTCTTCCTGGCGGAgtccctcctcatcctcttctccttctgtaAG TCCATGGTGTTGTCGGGGTGGGGACTCCTTTCCActcttcattttccatttctgcGTACCTGGATGACAGCTGCACCACACACCCCCACCAAGGACAGCTGGGAGAATGATGTGGGGCACAGCATAGCCCATCCCAGCTTCTTGCACACGGACACAGGAAGCCTCGGCGAAGAGCTTGTTTTCTTCCCAAACGCGCTTGGATTGGACCACTCTCCCACCTCCTCTCAGAG ACTCCAGTCTAAGCTGTCTCTGGGGAGTACCTCCACCCCTCTGCCCAAGATTTCCACACCCTCCCAGCACACTCCCCCACAGACTCCACGATTCACCCATAGCCCCATGTggagtgtcacacacactcctggaagcacaaggtcTTCCTGTTCACCCTCTGCAGACGTAACGGCTCTTGCGCACAGTATGTCGCAGTCCGCCTCGTCGACTTGTGACGATTCGCCAAGCAAGGACCTTGGCTCCGCACACAGTCCGGTCCTGAACTGGGTGAGGCCGGAGCTGTGCCCGAGGCCTGTCTTcgaacccaagaacctgctctCCTTATTTGATGAAGCAACGCTTGAAGGGCTGTCCTGA